AACGATGAACGATCTATTCGACAAATATCCCCGTATCAAGGAACTCAACGGCTACAAGCGCTACTCGAATTTGCAGAGCGCGCTCATGGAATTGCACGATTATCTCGACGTCCGAGAGGTTGCTTGCTCGAAGATGGGACGGCCGATCTATGCGCTGAAAGCCGGAGCGGATGACACGCCGCACCGGATACTTCTCACCGCCGCCAATCACGGCCGAGAGGATGCTCCGCCCCTTGCGCTCCTGCTCGCGGCGCGGCATCTTGCCGAACCGGGCGAAGACTTGAAGCGGATACTGGAGAAAGTGCAATTTATCCTGCTGCCTTGTCTCGATCCGGACGGCTACGATTTGCGCGGGGTAAAATGCGTCGACCCGCTTGGCAACACTGAAATTCGCGAGGACTATTCGGAGAGTCATTGGGAAGATGTCAATGCCGTATGGTGCAGACCGGATGAATTCTTGCCCCCGGAGACGCGGATGCTGAAGCAATATCTGCTGGAAGCGCGGGCGTCGTTATCGCTCGATTTGCATGAGACGCTGTTTTACCGGCCAGGGGTGCGATTTCAATTGCCGCAACAGTGGCGCTTCATGCCGAGTAATTTTGAAGTGACGGTGATCGAGTTCATTCCTGATACGGAGCGCGAGTTGGGGGAACTGGTTGGCGCGCAGATAATAGAAAACCTGAAACGCAACTACTTCATTCCGCGGAAGGTGAGCAATGTCGGCAAGCTTTTCCGGAAACTGTTCGTCCCGATCCCGCAAACAATCACGAAAGGCGAGGGGCGCGAGATATCCGGGCCGTTACTGACAGAATTCAGGAAGGGAAGAATGGTTCTGAGCGATTGGCTTACGCTTTCCTTCAGGATTCCATCCTACACTTTCGAAACCTTTTTCTCTCCGCTCGAATACCGGGTTGGAGCACATCTGGCGGGCATCGAGGGCGCCGTTCTGGCATATGTCGGATTCCTGCCGGAAACGCGATCGGAGCAGTATCTCAAGAGATTGCCTCGTTCGGCCAGCAAGAAATTTTTCGCCGAAAGCGCGGCGGAAGCCGTGAGATTTCTCGGAAACGACTGCAGAATCACTACCCACAAGAGGGGCGGATTATTCTCGCGGGAACGCCTGATCGCGTGGAAGGATGGCCGAAAAATCGAGTTTCGTCCCGGCCTGCGCGGCCCCCGCATCTTTGAAATCGTCCAGAGATAAGAACACCCATCCAATTCCCGCTGCCGGCAAACTCATCTGTCCCAGACTCCTTCTGTAAGACCGCTGCTTACTGCTCGCCTCTGGAATCATCGTTTTTTCTCGAAACTACCGGCAATTCAATATGCGAGGCGAAATTCTTGTTTCTCAGGATGGTAATTGTCGTAATGCCTTCTTCAGGAATTCGTGCGAACGAATCCTTATCGTGTCCTGCGATCGCAATACGTATCCGATGCCCTTTTTTGATCAGCGCAGAAGTTGGATGCAAACCGAACCTGAGCTCCGCGATTTCGCCTGGGACAAGCGGCATGGCGTCCTTTTGTTTGAATGAATGGTACGGAACCAGCATTTTGTAAGGCGGTCGGTCCGAAGAAATTTTTCGGTGCAGCGCGCGAAGCTGACCTTCCGTGAGGTAGGTGACCTTCCCTGATTCGTCCACATCTTCCAGATAGACGAAGAAGGCTCCGTCGGTATGCGTTGAAGTAAGGTAGAGAGTGATGACCGGATGGCCGGTAATTTCGAGGTCCTCCGATAGCGGCTCGCTCGTGTAAGTGAGGAGGCGGCGGTCTTGTTCGGCGCGGTCTGGATAGACTACGTCGGCGCCCATCTGAGTATGCCAGCGGTTAGATGTCCCGGTGGTCGCCTCGAAATCAACGGCGTAGGAGTCAGCGCCCGATTCTTCCGCCGGCTCGATTTCTGAGAGCCCATTATCTTGATGAAAGTACCAGGCGGCCGAGGTTGTACCGGCGGGCGGCCAGACATTGGTCGATTTCCACTTCTCCTCGCCCATTGTGTAATAGATAAGCACCTTCTCCGACATAACGCCGTTTTCGATATCTTTCAGGTAGTAGTCAAAGAACTTGACGCAATCGAGCCACTGGCGCTCCATACTCGGGTCGGTTGGCGTATCGGGAGGAAGATATTGACTCGCATGATTGCCGCCGCCGTGGTCCCATGGCCCGATCACCGTACGCTGGGGATTGCTGTATGTCAGGAAACGGCGTATGGCCGCGTCCGCCATGGTTTCATCCATCCAACCACCCCAACTATAGATGCCGACGTTGGACCGCTCGATTTCTTCTTTGAAATTGTGGGTGCTGAGACTATCGATCGTGGTGTCCGAGGAAGTATTTGTCTCGTCGCGAAAGGTCGCGGATGTAGCGAGTTGATAGACGTCGCCGTTCTTCGCATGCTCCGCCACCGCCTTCGTGAGGAGCCGACGGCCTTTGTCGCCATCCACAGGTTTGACTCCCCGCACGAAGAGGCGCGCCATCAAACCCGCATCCTTTGGGACGACATTGCTATCCAGCAAATGCGTGTAATAACCCCAATTCTTCATCATCCAAACAAACGAAATTCCCCCCGGAAACGCGATATCAAAATACAAGTCATGATCGGCGAAGCGGGGAACGACCGCCTTCACTGCGGGGTGATTGTTGACAGCGAGAAGTTCAGCTGTCGTGCCGGAATATGAAGTGCCGATTGCACCAACCTTTCCGTTCGACCATGGCTGCGCGACTATCCAATCCGCCAAATCGGCCCCGTCCTTGACCTCATCCTTGGAGAAGGGGTGTGGCCGCGGCCCGAACGAAGCGCCCGTCCCCCGCACATCGACAAGGACGAGCGCGTATCCATGGCTCGTAAAGACGCGTTCGAATTCATCACGCTCTTGAAACCAGCTCAGAGGAGGCCGGAGTTCCGGCGCTCGCCAGTAACAGGTCATTTTCAGGATGGATGGAATCTTTATGTCCTCCGGCAGATTCTTCGGCAGCACGATATCCGCCGCTATTTTCGTGCCGTCACGCATGGTGATGTATCGCGAGCTGACAACCACGCCATCACATAATGGTCCTTCATATCCTTCGTAAATTCCGAATTGGAGATTTGCCTGTTCCGCGACGGAGTCAACTGAAATGCAGACGAAAACCGCCAGCGCACAAAGTGTCGCCCATTTCAAAAAGTGCGGTCGCATTGAAAGTCCCCCTATTCCTCGCATAGATTCCCCCAGTTCTCCGTCAGGACTAACTCTTTAACAAGTGCGGGAAATCCTCTTCAAGAATCGGCTTGAGCTCCTGCAGCGTCTCCGTCAGAGCCCCGACCGCCTTTTCGATTTCCTTTGCGGTCATGGGCGTCGAGACGCAGTACATCTGCCGGCCGGCTGGAAAGATGCCGCGCTGCAGCATACACAGATGAAGGTGCATCGGAATCGGACCCGCCCCGAACAGGCCGGTGATGCTGTCGCGCGCATTGCGGATGGGCCGGTCCGTCATGTGCAGGTTCACCAGCGAGCCGAGGCCGGTCGCCTGCCCCCGAATTCCGATTTCATCGAAGGCAATGTTAAACCCCTTCCGCAAGGCGTCGCCGGCCGCATTCAGTCTATCATAGACCTGCGGGGTGAGTTCACGCATGCAAGCAAGCCCCGCCGCTATCGTGAGCGGATTCCCGCTGAAGGTGCTCGCGTGCCACATGAAATCGGCCGTTTCGGGGCTGAAAAGCTGCATGATATCTTTTCGTCCGCCGAATGCCCCAATGGGCAGACCGCCCCCGATGATTTTCCCCATCGCCGTCAGATCGGGCTCGATCCCCGCCATGCCCTGAAGACCGGCCGGTGAAAGTCGGAGCGTGATGACCTCATCGAAAATGAGGAGAACCTCGTTTTCTTTGGTTATCCGGCGCATCTCCTGCAGATAACCGGGCATCGGAGCGATCATGCCGAGAGCGCCCATCATTGGTTCCATGATGATTGCACACAATTCATCCCGGTGTTTCTTAATCAGCTTCTCGGTGATCTCCGGTTCGTTAAATGGGGTCACAATGACGCCGTCCACCGAACTCAGCGGAACCCCTTTGTCGGGCTGCAGAGTTATCGGCTCCTCGAAGGGGCCGGCTTCGGTGGGAATCGCAACGAGACTGATCTCGCCAATGTCGTGGTTTCCGTTGTAGCCGCCCTCGATCTTCATGACCTTCTGCTTTCCAGTGAAGGCGCGGGCCGCGCGGATTGCCATCATCGTGGCCTCGCTGCCGGAACTGCAGAAACGGAGTTGTTCGACGGAAGGTACGCGCTCGCAGATCAGGCGCGCCAACTCGAATTGAGACTCGGTCGGAGCGGCATAGGCCGTTCCCAGTTTCACCTGGTCGGCCACAGCCCCCACCACTTTCGGATGAGCATGTCCGAGAATAAGCGTGGTGAAATTGTTCATGAAAT
This window of the Candidatus Abyssobacteria bacterium SURF_5 genome carries:
- a CDS encoding CocE/NonD family hydrolase — encoded protein: MRGIGGLSMRPHFLKWATLCALAVFVCISVDSVAEQANLQFGIYEGYEGPLCDGVVVSSRYITMRDGTKIAADIVLPKNLPEDIKIPSILKMTCYWRAPELRPPLSWFQERDEFERVFTSHGYALVLVDVRGTGASFGPRPHPFSKDEVKDGADLADWIVAQPWSNGKVGAIGTSYSGTTAELLAVNNHPAVKAVVPRFADHDLYFDIAFPGGISFVWMMKNWGYYTHLLDSNVVPKDAGLMARLFVRGVKPVDGDKGRRLLTKAVAEHAKNGDVYQLATSATFRDETNTSSDTTIDSLSTHNFKEEIERSNVGIYSWGGWMDETMADAAIRRFLTYSNPQRTVIGPWDHGGGNHASQYLPPDTPTDPSMERQWLDCVKFFDYYLKDIENGVMSEKVLIYYTMGEEKWKSTNVWPPAGTTSAAWYFHQDNGLSEIEPAEESGADSYAVDFEATTGTSNRWHTQMGADVVYPDRAEQDRRLLTYTSEPLSEDLEITGHPVITLYLTSTHTDGAFFVYLEDVDESGKVTYLTEGQLRALHRKISSDRPPYKMLVPYHSFKQKDAMPLVPGEIAELRFGLHPTSALIKKGHRIRIAIAGHDKDSFARIPEEGITTITILRNKNFASHIELPVVSRKNDDSRGEQ
- a CDS encoding aspartate aminotransferase family protein — its product is MAKNFEEIQESYFQWSQKSKQLMEPARRYMPGGDTRTTAHYLPYPVFMKKGAGCRIYDADGHEYIDFMNNFTTLILGHAHPKVVGAVADQVKLGTAYAAPTESQFELARLICERVPSVEQLRFCSSGSEATMMAIRAARAFTGKQKVMKIEGGYNGNHDIGEISLVAIPTEAGPFEEPITLQPDKGVPLSSVDGVIVTPFNEPEITEKLIKKHRDELCAIIMEPMMGALGMIAPMPGYLQEMRRITKENEVLLIFDEVITLRLSPAGLQGMAGIEPDLTAMGKIIGGGLPIGAFGGRKDIMQLFSPETADFMWHASTFSGNPLTIAAGLACMRELTPQVYDRLNAAGDALRKGFNIAFDEIGIRGQATGLGSLVNLHMTDRPIRNARDSITGLFGAGPIPMHLHLCMLQRGIFPAGRQMYCVSTPMTAKEIEKAVGALTETLQELKPILEEDFPHLLKS